TTAGTAATTGCAACCTTTAGCGAAAGAatacaaacattaaaaaaaatatagatataAAGAACACAAATATacacaaacaattaaataaatacatattagaaaattataaatttctgcAAAACAAAGCTTGAAGAAATTGATCAAAAGATCTCACACCTAGCGGCTTGAAATCTCCACTATCCCATTGAATTTGCATCTTCAATGCGAGGGTttgtaaaaaaaagtaacaaacaaAATGAGACAGACAGATTGTTGAAATATTCATTGTTCCGGAAGGTAAAACATGTGAAACAAGAAATCTAATTTCTAATGCTCCAGAGAGTTGAAGTTATTACCCAACTCTTGCTCAACAATCATGTCCACAAATGAAAGGATCCGACTACCAATAAATTCAAAATCCAGTGGTCTAGCACTAAACATGGCATTTCATGTTGGTAATGTAACAATACGAAGAACGGAGATAGCTCCTATGGTAACTTATAGGCGAGTAAAGACAACTTACGCAAAAATTCAAATCTATGGTCCCTAGCGAACGCTGTCGGCCCTCACAGCTTGTGGTAGCAGCCTGCTAGAAGGCGAATGGATGACCAGGTCTCATGCTGACTATTACGCTGTTTGCTTTTTTTCTGCCTCAAGTCGTTGCAGCTCTGCAAGTCTTTCAGCCCATTCCCGATCTCTAGCAACCGCTTCCATCTTACGTTGAATCCTCTTCTCCCTCTTCTTCAGGTTTGCTTCCTGCAATTGAGCCTTTCGCTTCTTTCTTTCGGACTGCAAAGATGTAAAGTGCAAAGCTATTAGTTCTAATATGCACTGAAGTTAGTATGACCCCATAGCTAGCAGTAGATTGCTGAAtacaaaaacaaaccatgtgagGACAAAATTAGACGGAAAGACAGATATAGCGTAACACATAAGCCACAGGATAATACATAGAATCTGTCCCAGCATGTAAAATCATCGTATACTAATGCTCACTCGTAGCCTGTGCCCGGGTTAAAGGTACGTCACTAGCACAACAAATATGtaaaaagaaattcaatgcattTTAGAGTAAAATCTGGATTCCACATTGTAAAATGAcaccaccaaaaaaaaaaattaaggagtTTTCTCAGAGCCAACAAACACAAAGCATACATAGATGCCAAATCCTACCACCCGAACTTTAGAAAATGAAGATAAATAGAAGTCGGAGCTCATTTAAGATTTCAAGTAGCTTAGAAGTCAAAACATTACCAAAGACGCTAAAAGGTACATGCATACAACATAAGCACAAAAGCCGTtgtatgaaaattttttatcttCTTTCAAAGTTGTTTGAAACAATAAACTTCCCCATCTTGACATTCTTCCCCAAATAGTCGATATTCTTTTACCAAAGGCCAAACTCACCCATCACTCCCATCTCCCAAATCCTCATTCGCCACTGGCCACTGCACTACTCACCACCGTGTCCTAGTGCACAGTAGATAGCCCGCAGCCAGGCACCAGGCAGCAGCACAGAGCCACAGCCACAATATACAGGTATATTCTTTTTTTGTTCTTCCTTCCCAAAGgcccaaataaaattatttttattcaattgtTCTAAATTTGTTTATATGATTTGTATTATGttaaacattttttgttgatttatgATTCTACAATTGCTCATTAGCCTTTGTTgatcaatttagggttttgggcaagtatattttcaaatttagggtacaatttttgatttgttagaatttttattgatcacaaattgttgtgagaaacaatctttttgagagacactctatatatatgggctaaatagtccaattaatataaattaaagaggAAATAAGAATgtaggcttcttgttttgaggtgagagagacagtctctcacaagaataactATTAATTGATTAGTAATTTGATCTACAATTGTCCATTAACCTttgtttgaatttaattcaacgTCATTTGATTTTGTTCAGGATTCACCCTAAACTCATGCGCTTTAAGGGAGATGAAAACAAATCATGACCATTCCCTAGAAATCACCTTTAGCATTTGTCAAAGGTAGTTCAAACTTACTCTCTCAACTCTTATAATCTAAATATCTAAGATCATCGCCATCAAGGGCACAACAAAATGACCTTTCCACTATTATGAGAGTTTGGTCAGCATACGTGCAATATAAGCTTTCATGGACAATAGTCATTCAAGTGGAGCACTGAATTATCTTCGCATTAATCATCACAAATATTCCAATTcatataataaagaaaatggAGCTTATGAGTTATGATCCTTGATGAATCATGCGTTACGAAGACACtcttaaattaacaaaaatcagaaaaactaGAAGAGGGaagttttctaaaaagaaaGGTGGATAAAGGTATTTTGTGCTCGTACTTTTGTTTCTTGGCAAACTCAAGCTTGTTCAAGTTCACCAACTGCTAATTTTGTCCAAGAATCCATAATCATCTGAGGAAACACAGTCATTAACATTCCCCTCCCCTCTAAGAAAACCTGAGAAAATCCATCCTTCACAAACAAAAACCAAGGCAGCACATTGCAACATATCTAGTAGGAAAGTTTATCCGAGAAGGAACCTCAATAAATAAACTTACACTTGAGATTTCCATCTCAATAAGATAAATAACTTGTCAATACTCAGTAACAGTGAAAAAAAGGATTAGAAAAGGGTATGAATAAGGAGACTTGAATAGCCAGTgccaaagttgttaaaattgagaTTCTAATTAGAATCGTTCAAAGaggtagaatcgaatcgtaggATAGTTGATTCTAAAATAAACCTAAATTTGCTATTTATCATAATATTTTCATCTCAAAGGTTTGAGTTTatgaattaaagtttcattcaatttattttaataatgaaatgaaaaaacaattaataattattttgaatcttcataccaatgaagaaatttattttttaaaaattatgatgttgGAACGTTGAAtcgaaagaaaaattaatgaaagatgatacataagaaaaattaataaaaattaagaataaatttgtagaatcgGATCGCTAAATCGTAGgatcgtgttatgattctacctctacaaattttattgtaattagaatcgtaagattctacctaCGATTCAAAACACTCGCTTGGttttggatcgtaaaatcgtataATCGTTGATTAGAAttgtgattttaataaccatgGCCAGTGCTGTCAACTCATCGTCCCCCCAGTGACCAGCCATTAGTGAATGCTCTACCAAAAacaggggggggggggggggaagcCTTATAGATTTGGCAAGAAATTAACTCCAAATCACTGTATATGCATCTATTAACTGGCTACATATCTGAAACAAAAGTCCCCGAATTTCAGCAAAGTATACTCCTGGATTAAAGAAATTCAAGGAAATAATGTAACCAATCATCATAAAACAGGTGCTCTGATCTCTTTCAGAATGGAGAGCTCAGTTTGGCCCCAATATGTTGTCTTGAACAACAATCCAGATAAGACATCTCAACATTCAGCGTAAAACAGCTAGCAGGGTATCTCCTTTAATTAAGGGCATGTACTGAACCCATAAAAGTTCTAAGGCACTATCATCATGACAAAGAACCATCGCATGCTACTAACTACTTCATGGTTCATGAAACAGATAGACTTTGAAAGTACCTAAAACCCTTGTGGTGAACAAACATAGAGAGTTGAGCTACAGATGTCACCCGTTGAATTTGGAAAATGTAGATACATAATCATAGAGCACAATGACTGTTAAACAAAAAACCAAACCCCATCGCTAAAAAATTCTTGGATCGTTAGCACCAATAATCCACTCAAAAATAACTTCCTGATAATAATTGGAATAAATAAATCAAGAGCTCAAGTTTGATCCCTAATCTATTTGCAATGAACTATTCAATAGATTCAAGTTAAACCAATGCACAAGTCCCTTACATTGATAGTGAAAACTAAGTCGTATTGGTAAAGAAAACTAAGTCAAATGGAAAATTTACAACCAAGACGTGTATATTTAGTGAAGTTCTATACTAGTCAAGGTTCTACAGCCTAAAACCTTTTAAAGAAAGGCTTTCCGGTAACAGCTTCCAAATTTAAGCATTCTAAAAGATACGTAGTTTATATTGTATAGACAAGCAATTGAACTTGGAGTTTCCCACAAGTAAGAGTCTTTCGTCTGGCATTCAAATATTatatctcgttgacaaaatcatCAAATCTTAAAACCCTGTAACAGTACAAGGGAGAGGGAAACACGCAAAAGATCACATAATCAGACGTACCTTTATAAACTCACGGCGCTGCCTTCGTCGTTTCTTCTCATTCCTCAACTTGACACTCCCTTCATTAGGTTGACTCGGTGGTACAGCCTCCCCAGGTACATGCTTAACCCAAGCATAAGGTCCTGCATTACATTTCAGACCATAAAATTTTACCAGAAATTTCGCTACGCCATAATCCACATTAGCAGAAGTATAAACATTATCAACAATCCACACTACACAGAATTCACATTTACATGGATTACAATTAAACAATATTCAGTCATTCACCAAAGCACCATCTTTACTGAGAAATCTCATGTACCAATCAAAATGAACTTCTATCATTGATTCAGACACTAAAAAAGTCCCAATTTTTAGCCTCAAATCCCAAAACACCGTTAATAAAATACTCCATAACCTTCATCAAAATCGCCACAAAAACAGGAACATAAAATTAACGTACTTctacattaaattaaaaaaaccatTATTCTACTGGTCTCCCAGGTTTGAATATCAGGTCTGATCGGTTTAGTTCAGTTACTAAAAGTTATGTTCATGACTTTCACAAACATAACCAATCTGGAATAATAATGCAACATTCTTCAAAAAAATGGCAAGTATAAGCAAAACCCATATCAGATATAAAATCAAAACCAGAAATTTCATAATAAACGAGTAACTTCAAACAAAACCCATaaccaaaaatcaaataagCTTTGCATCACCAACCTAGAATGGTGCAACATTCTTCAAAAAAGCTATTCTAAACAAAACCcatatcaaataaaatatcaaaagcaAAACTAACATAAAAATTGAGTGGATTCAAAAAAAAAGCCCATGtagaaaatcaaataaattttcaaacctacctaattatcaatgaaagaaatttaaaaataaaaaaaactaaccaGGAGGGCGGAGACTAGATCGTTTGCGGCGACCCTTATCGCTAGGGCGACGTTTGGGGAAGCGGGTATCGGTTAATGGGTCAAATGGTTTAGGGGCAAGAGATGAAAGTGAATCCAGATGAATTGAACGAGAAATGAAATGGGGAACTGCTGGTAGTTTTTGTTGATGGATTGGAGTAAGGAATTTGGGGAAAAATTGAGTAGATGGTGAGGTTGATGGTGAAGAAAGAGCAGTTGAAGAACGAAGGAGCAATGTTCTTGAAATGGGACGAATCAAAGATCGTAAGGTTCCAAACCccatttttttgtgtttgtgcTAGAATTGTGTTTTGATCTTTTTGGCCGTCTAAAGTTGTGGTTTTTGCTGTTAAACCCTTTTGAGGGCGAGATAGTAAAACGAACTCACTACTTTTtgtgcctttttttttttttttatgtggtaaataaatatttttttaagtggtATGGTGATTTagaatcttttaattttttcatgtgttacataaaatgttaaattaagtaattatttcgattaaattttaaaaaaagtgttCTTTAAAGGTGATCAAAGCGTTTATTCTTATAAAAAAGATAATGATAACGTAAATTTAACCTTTtgtttatcaaataaaaaagttataagCTTAAAATTAACATGCGGATTAAAAGTATCTATCCACCAAATAGATAAGTAAAAAACTTGAAATGAAATTTCCTTTAAAATTTATATGCTTAGAAGcttttttttgttggactcgATTGACATGAATTTAATCTAAATTGGaaatataataacttaattgcACGGGTGTTGGTCCATTTCACCTTTCATATTTGTACTTCTCCTGAAGATATACGTGGCTCGTAGTGGATAGTGAGAATATACTCCATCTATatcttatgatttttttaacatGTATATATGTTGTCATGTATTTTCAAGGCGCTAGTAGTTGAGAATTGAGAACAAGTTAAGCTCtaaatcaaatatataaaaattacgtcaccttatttgaaaattattgtaaCTTTAGTTTcttaaattaaatcaattaatttaaaccatgtataattttttaggtGTTAGtcaaatactaataaaaaaaacatgttcTATATATttcattaacaaaaaaattatatcatgctaattcaaataaatacaaataatgATCGCAAAATTAATGAGCTATATGAAATTTATGGGTAGATCCAAAGgtgaaaaagttttttttttttcacccaTGCTATATATAGAGGATTTTTTTAATCATCTACAAAAAGATTAATTATCTCTTTCCACTTGcatgtaaaaattaataataaactcgATAAGTGAGAAACTGCAAGAATTGCAGTAGAAGAATCAAGATAATCTTGATTGTACAAGATGATTCTCAAAGAAGATTAAGGGGAAGGATTTTATTGATTAAGAATGTAAAAAttctatctctctaaaaactaaaacaagagtatatatatacaagctgtacaaaaaataaaaatagaagaaaGATCAGAAAGTTTGTTTACAGATTGTAACAATATTCTAACAGAACCAGAGGTGAGCTGGCAACAACTATGTATCACCCTAATACCCTCCCCTCAAGATGGACATGAGGGATAGTAAAGAAGTCCAATCTTGGAACAAAGAAAATTGTGCTGAGCAACCCCTAATGGTTTAGTCATCAAATCGGCCAGTTGTAGAGTGGAAGTGACATgagataaatatataatttcagAGACAACATGATCCCTAATGTATTGACAATCGAGTTTGAGATGCTTAGTTCTTTCCAAGAAAACGTCATTCTCAGCGATGTACTATGCGGATTTGTTATCACAGAAAAGAGATATAGGTTTTGGAATATAAACATCCAGATCTTGTAATAAACCTTCCAACTAGACTAATTCACTAGTTGTCTGACTCATAGACCTATATTCAGCTTCTGTGGAACTTTTGGAAGTAACCTTTTGCTTCTTTGTCTTCCAGGAAATAAGGGACTGACCAAGAAAAACACAATAACCTGTGAGAGATTTGCCAGAATAGGCACAAGTTCCCCAATCAGCATCACTATAAGCTTGTAGTTGAAAATCaatgttagaattgtaaaataAGCCTGTATTGAGAGAAACCTTAAGATATTTCAGGACATGTAAAGCAGCAGCAAAATGAGGAGCCCTGGGAGCACTTAAAAATTGACTAAGTTGGTGCACAGAATAGGAAATATCTGGCCTAGTCATGTTCAAATATAGGAGTTTCCCAATAAGTCTTCTGTAGATCTCAGCCAATAAACCACCAACCAAAGTACTAAGTTTGAGACCTTTGGGCaatgaaaaaggagaaaatttgaaattttccatttttgtgTCCCGAAgcaaatcaagaatgtattttctttgattcaaaAGAATCCCTTCTGAAGTTCTATGGACCTCAATGCCAAGAAAAAACTTCAAATCACCCAGGTCCTTGATTGTAAAAGCCTGGTGAAGTTGAGATTTAATATGAGAGATGATGAACCTATTTGAACCAGAAATCAAGAGATCATCAACATAAGCAACAATGACAGTAAAATCATTGCCATCTCTTTTAGTGAACATTGAAAAATCTTGCTTGGATTGAACAAAACCCAAAGAATGAAGCAGAAACTTATTAAGTTCAATATTTCATTGTCTGGAAGCCTGTTTAAGACCATAAAGAGatcttttcaatttgcaaaCTTGACCAGGAAGAGCTTTAGAATACCCCTGAAGAGGATGCATATATATATCTTCTGATATATAgccatgtaaaaaagcattgTTGATATCAATCTGTTGAATACTCCAGTTCTTAGCAGCAGCTAAGGCAATCATTGTTCTCACTGTGGTGAACCGTGCAACTGGACTAAAAGTGTGTTTATAGTCTTTCCCTTTCACCTGTTTATCACCCCTGGCTACCAACCTAGCCTTGCATCTCTCCACAGATCCATTaggttgaaatttaattttataaacccATTTGCATCCAATAGCAGTCTTATCAGGGGGTAAAGTGGTTAACTCCCAAGTATGATTGTTTTCCAAAGCTTCAAGTTCTTTGTTCATGGCACTGATCCATCTAGGGtcatttttatctttattgTAAGAATTGGGTTCATAAATAGATAGCATGGAAGAAAGACTATCTAAGTCTGCAGAAGACATATTTTGAAGAGAAGGTTCCGTAtgaacattaaaagaaaaggaggagGGAGAAGGTATATCTTGTGGAGTAGTTAAAGGTTTGATGATAGGAATATTGGTAACAAAATCTTGATATTTGGAAGGGAATTTTGAAATTCTGAAGGATTTTCTTGGAGCAAGAATgagaggagaagaagaagaagaagaagaagaagaagaagtattaGGGGAAGCAGTGAAGTTATTGGACTGATCAAAAACATATGTAGAAGAAGGATTAGTGGATTGAGGAGAACTAAAAGAAGTTAAAGGAGGATTAATTGGAGGAATATGCTGGAAAACAGGAGTATCATCAGAAATGTCTGATGAAGAAAAAATAGGCTCAGTTTGCTGAGAAGTAAAAGTAGATATGTGTTGTTGTTTATAAGGAAAAATATGTTCTTTGAAAATAACATCTCTGCTAAGAATAATTTTGTGTTGATCCAAATCATACAATTTGTATCCCTTCTGAGCATAAGGATAACCTAGAAAGATGCATTTTTTAGCTCTAGGAGCAAATTTGTCAGTAGTTTTGT
The sequence above is drawn from the Amaranthus tricolor cultivar Red isolate AtriRed21 chromosome 5, ASM2621246v1, whole genome shotgun sequence genome and encodes:
- the LOC130814172 gene encoding uncharacterized protein LOC130814172 codes for the protein MGFGTLRSLIRPISRTLLLRSSTALSSPSTSPSTQFFPKFLTPIHQQKLPAVPHFISRSIHLDSLSSLAPKPFDPLTDTRFPKRRPSDKGRRKRSSLRPPGPYAWVKHVPGEAVPPSQPNEGSVKLRNEKKRRRQRREFIKSERKKRKAQLQEANLKKREKRIQRKMEAVARDREWAERLAELQRLEAEKKQTA
- the LOC130813669 gene encoding uncharacterized mitochondrial protein AtMg00810-like, which encodes MFTKRDGNDFTVIVAYVDDLLISGSNRFIISHIKSQLHQAFTIKDLGDLKFFLGIEVHRTSEGILLNQRKYILDLLRDTKMENFKFSPFSLPKGLKLSTLVGGLLAEIYRRLIGKLLYLNMTRPDISYSVHQLSQFLSAPRAPHFAAALHVLKYLKVSLNTGLFYNSNIDFQLQAYSDADWGTCAYSGKSLTGYCVFLGQSLISWKTKKQKVTSKSSTEAEYRSMSQTTSELV